A stretch of Sulfurimonas autotrophica DSM 16294 DNA encodes these proteins:
- a CDS encoding MotA/TolQ/ExbB proton channel family protein, translated as MINNLIDFYLKSHPVTLGVLLLLSVYFIVLNWVFFYRYFSLNNWLSRESVSLESLLLGATTVNENSFLNNFIKTSNIVSKEVLGLGMLAATKEATKGLSVLSVFASTSPFIGLFGTVVSILDTFAHIGQNSGGMSIIAAGVSDALIATASGIFVATFAYTYHQILKRKSYEIISYLQMQSDAILARKA; from the coding sequence ATGATTAATAATTTAATAGATTTTTACCTAAAAAGCCATCCTGTGACTCTTGGCGTATTACTGCTTTTGTCTGTATACTTCATTGTATTAAACTGGGTGTTTTTTTACCGCTATTTTTCTCTTAATAATTGGCTTTCTCGTGAAAGTGTTTCTCTTGAATCACTTTTACTTGGGGCCACTACAGTTAATGAAAACTCTTTTTTAAATAATTTTATAAAAACAAGTAATATTGTTTCAAAAGAAGTTTTAGGACTTGGTATGCTTGCCGCAACTAAAGAGGCTACAAAAGGACTTTCTGTACTTTCTGTTTTTGCTTCTACCTCTCCTTTTATAGGACTTTTTGGTACCGTAGTTTCGATCCTGGATACTTTTGCACATATAGGGCAAAATAGCGGCGGTATGTCAATAATAGCTGCCGGTGTTTCTGATGCATTAATCGCAACCGCATCGGGTATATTTGTAGCAACCTTTGCTTATACTTATCATCAGATATTAAAAAGAAAATCTTATGAAATTATCAGCTATCTTCAAATGCAAAGTGACGCAATTTTAGCTCGCAAGGCATAA
- a CDS encoding ExbD/TolR family protein, whose amino-acid sequence MSYDWDEKPELNITPLVDVMLVLLVVLMVIAPNIMYEENIKLPQGSASQQLSKIPPVHITIDKERNVKVNKDIYLLNAFMDNFSLYANKLNKKATVLISADKRLDYGVVMSVLAAVKQAGFTEVSLATNG is encoded by the coding sequence ATGAGTTATGATTGGGATGAAAAACCAGAGCTGAATATTACGCCGCTTGTGGATGTTATGCTGGTTCTTCTTGTTGTACTCATGGTTATTGCTCCAAATATTATGTATGAAGAAAATATAAAACTGCCTCAAGGTTCGGCATCACAGCAACTTTCAAAAATTCCTCCGGTACACATTACTATAGATAAAGAGCGAAATGTAAAAGTCAATAAAGATATTTACCTTTTAAATGCCTTTATGGATAATTTTTCCCTGTATGCGAATAAGTTAAATAAAAAAGCTACTGTTCTTATCAGCGCAGATAAACGTCTGGATTATGGTGTGGTTATGTCAGTATTGGCAGCGGTTAAGCAAGCTGGTTTTACTGAGGTATCTTTAGCTACAAATGGATAA
- a CDS encoding TonB C-terminal domain-containing protein, whose protein sequence is MDNNSRYFYISGFISLSLFALFLFSFIYMMFNVSKTKKYGYKKENYISVSIKMTSSKHSAKKKTSKAPLPNKKAVKNVDINNLFSDVWTKKINNSVKKPENKRRIEQIQKKISTTKQNNVESVTQKLNALQTSHSSTQKATSAANEVNEYLAKIQDIVYQHFNVPQNSEGNSVKTVIELDPFGKLIDFRILSYSNNEALNQEADMMKERLKNIVFPVNPKNRSSKTIVILISKE, encoded by the coding sequence ATGGATAACAACAGCCGTTATTTTTATATAAGTGGTTTTATATCACTCTCTCTTTTTGCGTTATTCTTATTTTCATTCATATATATGATGTTCAATGTATCAAAAACAAAAAAGTATGGCTATAAAAAAGAAAATTATATTTCAGTTTCAATTAAAATGACAAGCAGCAAGCATTCTGCAAAGAAGAAGACGTCTAAAGCTCCCCTTCCAAATAAAAAAGCTGTAAAAAATGTAGATATAAATAATCTTTTCAGTGATGTATGGACAAAAAAAATAAATAACAGTGTGAAAAAACCTGAAAATAAAAGACGAATTGAGCAAATACAAAAAAAGATTAGTACAACAAAACAAAATAATGTTGAGTCAGTGACTCAAAAGCTTAATGCTCTGCAAACAAGTCATTCCTCAACACAAAAGGCTACATCAGCTGCAAATGAAGTTAATGAATATTTAGCTAAAATTCAAGATATTGTTTATCAGCATTTTAATGTGCCTCAAAACAGTGAAGGTAATAGTGTTAAAACTGTAATAGAACTTGATCCGTTTGGTAAACTGATTGATTTTAGAATACTGAGTTATTCTAATAACGAAGCACTTAACCAAGAGGCAGATATGATGAAAGAACGATTAAAAAATATTGTATTCCCTGTGAATCCAAAAAACAGATCGAGTAAAACGATTGTAATATTAATTTCTAAGGAGTAG
- the tolB gene encoding Tol-Pal system protein TolB: MKIFFSLFILVGLLFASDATIEVVKKADSLPSMAVEDASISYDDTFKLRFFKSLVADLNVISLFNVNRHHRLANYNDTNVLVENKDMSYVLRYKMFEDDNRALNIEMKLFNRDEEVFSKRYRVNKKNIYMFISHAMAYDINEFMGEPSVEWMKRKVIFARIIAPKKSEIIIADYTLSYQHVIIKGGLDIFPKWANKAQNAFYYTSLDPLKPTLKYVDIKTAKVKNIISSDGMMVCSDVSEDGKSILLTMARNGQPDIYLYNTTTKKYKRITTYSGIDVNGQFMGDNKIIFISSRLGYPNVFSKRLDTGIVEQMVYYGKSNSSCSAQGQYIVYEARESSNAFSVNTFNLHLISTKTDFIRRLTATGINEFPRFSKDGDAIIFIKNYKSQSAIGIIRLMHNKNYLFPLKSGKIQSMDW, translated from the coding sequence TTGAAAATATTTTTTTCATTATTCATTTTGGTAGGCCTTTTATTTGCAAGTGATGCAACTATAGAAGTAGTGAAAAAAGCAGATTCTTTGCCTTCGATGGCAGTTGAAGATGCATCTATCAGTTATGATGATACGTTCAAATTACGTTTTTTTAAATCTTTGGTAGCTGACTTGAATGTTATATCTTTGTTTAATGTAAACAGACACCACAGACTCGCAAACTATAATGATACAAATGTTTTAGTTGAAAATAAAGATATGAGCTATGTCTTACGATATAAAATGTTTGAAGATGATAATAGAGCTTTAAATATTGAAATGAAACTCTTTAACAGAGATGAAGAAGTCTTTTCAAAACGCTACAGAGTAAATAAAAAAAATATCTACATGTTTATATCTCATGCAATGGCTTATGATATCAATGAGTTTATGGGTGAACCCTCAGTTGAATGGATGAAAAGAAAAGTTATCTTTGCCCGCATCATTGCTCCCAAAAAGAGTGAAATAATTATTGCCGATTATACATTGTCTTATCAACATGTTATTATCAAAGGCGGACTTGATATTTTTCCAAAATGGGCAAACAAAGCGCAAAATGCATTTTATTATACATCATTGGATCCATTAAAACCTACTTTGAAATATGTAGATATAAAAACTGCAAAAGTAAAAAATATTATATCTTCTGATGGAATGATGGTATGTTCTGATGTAAGTGAAGATGGTAAAAGCATCCTTTTAACTATGGCAAGAAATGGACAACCGGATATTTATTTATACAATACAACGACAAAAAAGTATAAAAGAATTACTACATATAGCGGAATAGATGTAAATGGCCAATTTATGGGAGATAATAAAATAATTTTTATTTCATCTCGTTTGGGATATCCAAATGTTTTTTCAAAAAGATTGGATACAGGGATAGTTGAACAAATGGTCTATTATGGAAAAAGTAATTCTTCATGTAGTGCGCAAGGACAGTATATAGTGTATGAAGCGCGTGAAAGTTCAAATGCTTTTAGTGTGAATACATTTAATCTGCATCTTATTTCAACAAAAACAGATTTTATCAGAAGATTGACGGCTACAGGTATAAATGAATTTCCAAGATTTTCAAAAGATGGTGATGCTATTATATTTATTAAAAATTATAAATCACAGAGTGCTATCGGAATAATACGATTGATGCATAATAAAAACTATCTTTTTCCATTAAAATCAGGAAAAATACAATCTATGGACTGGTAA
- the pal gene encoding peptidoglycan-associated lipoprotein Pal — MKSIVLSSVVTALLVFSGCSTKEPAVQKKTEEVASPVVQEVEAVTTETVASENSTINSSTNELSMNAIESKLPTIYFDFDKYNIKPEMQERIDAAAELGKTGAKAFSVKLEGNCDEWGSDEYNFALGLKRANAVKKALVADGIDPSRISMVSYGESNPVCTEHTRACWAKNRRVNFKLLP, encoded by the coding sequence ATGAAAAGCATAGTACTTTCTAGTGTTGTGACAGCACTTTTAGTTTTTAGTGGATGTAGCACAAAAGAACCGGCAGTTCAAAAGAAAACTGAAGAGGTGGCATCTCCGGTAGTACAAGAGGTTGAAGCGGTTACGACAGAAACTGTTGCAAGTGAAAATAGCACTATCAACTCATCGACTAATGAATTAAGCATGAACGCAATAGAGTCTAAACTTCCAACGATTTACTTTGATTTTGACAAGTATAACATCAAACCTGAGATGCAAGAAAGAATTGATGCAGCAGCTGAACTTGGTAAAACAGGTGCAAAAGCATTTAGTGTAAAACTTGAAGGCAACTGTGATGAGTGGGGAAGCGATGAGTATAACTTCGCACTTGGACTTAAGCGTGCAAATGCCGTGAAAAAAGCTTTAGTTGCAGACGGTATTGATCCTTCTCGTATTTCGATGGTTAGTTATGGAGAGAGTAATCCTGTATGTACAGAGCATACGAGAGCATGCTGGGCAAAAAATCGTCGTGTAAATTTTAAACTTTTACCGTAA
- a CDS encoding tetratricopeptide repeat protein: protein MKSTVQAALLLVAFVSSVSFAAEPSAFGAGDLTAASPYGLTSSEKVILQTKKTLKKVAINTKSQASELDSLRERIDGIQSIVENLSIKSHNNKINLQKFKEDNKANIDNIHEFQTRLGEQIQKNTQAIEKLRVMILELSKVVDKINADYVSKDEFNTLVTDVNNFKALVAKEIKSRKSSAKSSKISSAELYNQAKAYFDKKYYTKAIQDYKELIKRKYKPAYAHYMIGEMNFKRKNYAQAISYFKKSASLYDKASYMPKLMLHTAIAMDKTGDKEHAKAFYNAVVVKYPKSKEAKEAKKHLGLT from the coding sequence ATGAAAAGTACTGTACAAGCAGCATTGCTGCTAGTCGCTTTTGTATCTTCAGTGTCATTTGCCGCCGAACCCTCTGCGTTTGGAGCAGGTGACCTTACTGCAGCCAGTCCGTATGGACTCACTTCGAGTGAAAAAGTTATTTTACAAACAAAAAAGACCTTAAAAAAAGTTGCTATCAATACTAAATCGCAAGCCAGTGAACTTGACTCTTTACGTGAGAGAATAGACGGTATACAAAGCATTGTAGAAAATTTAAGTATAAAGTCGCATAACAATAAAATAAACTTACAAAAGTTCAAAGAAGACAATAAAGCAAATATCGACAATATCCATGAGTTTCAAACCAGATTGGGTGAACAGATTCAAAAGAATACGCAGGCTATAGAAAAGCTCAGGGTTATGATCTTGGAACTTTCTAAAGTTGTTGATAAAATAAATGCCGATTATGTCAGCAAAGATGAATTTAATACGTTGGTAACAGATGTCAATAATTTTAAAGCATTGGTGGCAAAAGAGATAAAATCAAGAAAAAGCAGTGCAAAGTCTTCAAAAATCAGCAGTGCAGAACTCTATAATCAGGCAAAAGCATATTTTGACAAAAAGTATTATACGAAAGCGATACAAGACTATAAAGAACTTATTAAAAGAAAATACAAACCGGCATATGCTCATTATATGATTGGCGAAATGAACTTTAAGCGAAAAAATTATGCTCAGGCGATTTCATATTTTAAAAAGAGTGCTTCTTTATATGATAAAGCTTCGTATATGCCCAAGCTAATGCTCCATACTGCAATAGCCATGGATAAGACAGGTGACAAAGAACATGCAAAAGCATTTTATAATGCGGTAGTTGTAAAATATCCTAAGTCAAAAGAGGCAAAAGAGGCTAAAAAACATTTAGGATTAACTTAG
- a CDS encoding FKBP-type peptidyl-prolyl cis-trans isomerase: MAIQDNQIVSIEYEVRDGDQVVDSNMGGAPLVFMYGKGQIIPGLESGIKDMNIGDKADVLVKAADAYGEYNAEATQEVPKEQFAGIDLTEGMTLYGQGEDGGTVQVTVKEIKDNSVVIDFNHPLAGKDLMFSVAINNVRDASAEEAMTGVPEENKPSEDAHSCGTGGGSGCGCN; this comes from the coding sequence ATGGCAATTCAAGACAATCAAATAGTGTCAATAGAGTACGAAGTACGTGATGGTGATCAAGTAGTAGATAGCAATATGGGCGGCGCTCCATTAGTGTTTATGTATGGAAAAGGGCAAATAATTCCAGGATTAGAGAGTGGAATTAAAGATATGAATATTGGTGATAAAGCAGATGTTTTAGTAAAAGCTGCAGATGCATATGGCGAGTATAACGCAGAAGCGACACAAGAAGTTCCAAAAGAACAGTTCGCTGGTATTGATTTAACAGAGGGTATGACTCTTTACGGTCAGGGTGAAGATGGCGGAACTGTACAAGTTACTGTTAAAGAAATTAAAGACAACAGTGTTGTTATTGATTTTAATCACCCATTAGCAGGAAAAGATTTAATGTTTAGTGTTGCTATCAACAATGTAAGAGATGCTTCTGCTGAAGAGGCTATGACTGGCGTACCAGAAGAAAATAAACCTTCTGAAGATGCACATAGTTGTGGTACAGGTGGCGGCAGCGGCTGTGGATGTAACTAA
- a CDS encoding helix-turn-helix domain-containing protein → MHIVVVQVAAAAVDVTKFITACEASSQAKKTATLLKTLSVNALITGEVGVGKKSLASFILPDAFLIDASNFDELLLSLENSENIIITNLDNSPNFERLMQAIKENNVRVVATAKESFSHKMTDDLFSVKFNVPPLRERMEDVEELLKQFISDAMVLFGSNNDFDVSNFKPDLSQNALSLKRQVMMNYLLQDVKDTELMDIIEQYLYDKLGSNSDYRTLLYLYEVPLIKAGLHKFKSQVQLADKLGLNRNTLRKKIAEHKKYIGNKI, encoded by the coding sequence ATGCACATAGTTGTGGTACAGGTGGCGGCAGCGGCTGTGGATGTAACTAAGTTTATAACCGCTTGCGAAGCTTCTTCCCAAGCTAAAAAGACAGCTACTCTTTTAAAAACACTGAGCGTTAATGCCCTTATTACGGGTGAAGTTGGTGTTGGAAAAAAGAGTTTAGCCTCTTTTATACTTCCGGATGCATTTCTTATTGATGCATCCAATTTTGATGAGTTACTCCTTTCTCTGGAAAATTCAGAAAATATCATAATCACTAACCTTGACAATTCACCCAATTTTGAACGTTTAATGCAGGCTATTAAAGAAAATAATGTAAGAGTAGTGGCTACTGCAAAAGAGTCATTTTCACATAAAATGACAGATGATCTTTTTAGCGTGAAATTTAATGTACCTCCGTTAAGAGAAAGAATGGAAGATGTTGAAGAACTCCTGAAGCAATTTATTTCAGATGCGATGGTACTCTTTGGCAGTAATAATGATTTTGATGTAAGTAATTTTAAACCCGATTTATCGCAAAATGCGCTTTCTTTGAAAAGACAGGTTATGATGAATTATTTACTTCAAGATGTCAAAGATACGGAGCTGATGGATATTATAGAACAATATTTATATGATAAACTCGGTTCTAACAGTGATTATAGAACTCTTTTGTATTTATATGAAGTACCTTTAATAAAAGCCGGATTGCATAAATTTAAATCGCAGGTCCAGTTAGCTGATAAATTGGGATTAAATAGAAATACTTTAAGAAAAAAAATAGCAGAACATAAAAAATATATAGGAAATAAGATATGA
- the fabD gene encoding ACP S-malonyltransferase, protein MKKTAMIFAGQGSQAVGMGKDFYENSKLAREMFEKAGDRIGVDFKEIIFKENEKLGQTAYTQPAILLVQMIAYKLFKAQCPDVKAIYFLGHSLGEFSALCAAGAIDYVDAVELVHKRGALMQEACEGKDAGMMAIVGLDDAGVEKICAEAQAEGKQVWPANYNQDGQLVVAGNRADLASLEQTFKDAGAKRALLLNMSVASHCDILAPAQEPLAKLMEKYIKDTFEAPVISNVTTKPYSTKAEAVKLLKDQLVKPVKYKQSIQAIAPKVNMAIEFGNGVVLKGLNRRIAKDLKTVNISDMASLEKVKEEVCS, encoded by the coding sequence ATGAAAAAAACAGCAATGATATTTGCAGGACAAGGTTCTCAAGCAGTTGGCATGGGAAAAGATTTTTATGAAAATTCTAAACTTGCACGTGAAATGTTTGAAAAAGCAGGTGATAGAATAGGTGTTGATTTTAAAGAAATTATTTTCAAAGAGAATGAAAAACTAGGGCAAACTGCTTACACGCAGCCTGCAATTCTTTTGGTTCAAATGATAGCTTATAAGCTTTTTAAAGCCCAATGTCCTGATGTGAAAGCTATTTATTTTTTAGGTCACTCTTTAGGTGAATTTTCAGCTTTATGTGCAGCAGGTGCTATTGATTATGTGGATGCTGTTGAGCTTGTGCATAAACGTGGAGCTTTAATGCAAGAAGCCTGCGAAGGCAAAGATGCAGGTATGATGGCTATTGTGGGTCTTGATGATGCAGGTGTTGAAAAAATTTGTGCAGAGGCTCAAGCTGAGGGTAAACAAGTATGGCCGGCAAATTATAATCAAGACGGTCAGCTTGTTGTAGCCGGTAATAGAGCTGATTTAGCTTCATTAGAACAGACTTTCAAAGATGCAGGTGCAAAAAGAGCGTTGCTATTAAATATGTCGGTTGCATCACACTGTGATATATTAGCTCCTGCACAAGAACCGCTTGCTAAACTTATGGAAAAATATATAAAAGATACTTTTGAAGCACCTGTTATTTCAAATGTTACAACAAAACCGTACAGCACAAAAGCTGAGGCTGTAAAGCTTTTAAAAGACCAGCTTGTAAAACCGGTAAAATATAAACAGTCTATACAGGCAATAGCCCCTAAAGTTAATATGGCAATTGAGTTTGGAAACGGTGTGGTACTAAAAGGTCTTAACAGAAGAATCGCAAAAGATTTAAAAACAGTGAATATTTCTGATATGGCATCTTTAGAAAAAGTAAAAGAAGAAGTTTGCTCATAA
- a CDS encoding nitrilase-related carbon-nitrogen hydrolase gives MRVTLAQTSPKLNRSNFNDVVAIINAVKQSSDLIVFPELSLSGYLLQDKLFEDAWSLEELTVFEELSKDIDIVIGAALRDGEVFRNVGLYYANGKFISKHIKVHLPNYGMFEEARYFEGGNKFEAFTVNNKTIAMLVCEDLWHKSVHKELMALNPDLIIVLVASPARGFNDKSLEIQEKWYKIITDVAKECNSQLLFVNRVGFEDGLGFWGGSCVVDIYGKITHKLPLFQKDIQTFTIEE, from the coding sequence ATGAGAGTTACACTTGCACAAACTTCACCGAAGTTAAATCGTTCAAATTTTAATGATGTGGTTGCAATTATTAATGCGGTAAAACAAAGCTCAGATTTAATAGTATTTCCTGAACTCTCCTTAAGCGGGTATCTACTGCAAGATAAACTTTTTGAAGATGCATGGTCGCTTGAAGAACTCACAGTTTTTGAAGAGTTAAGTAAAGATATAGACATTGTCATCGGTGCTGCATTAAGAGATGGTGAAGTCTTTAGAAATGTAGGACTTTACTATGCAAACGGTAAATTTATATCTAAGCACATAAAGGTGCATCTGCCCAATTATGGAATGTTTGAAGAAGCACGATATTTTGAGGGTGGTAATAAATTTGAAGCATTTACGGTTAATAATAAAACTATAGCAATGCTTGTATGTGAAGATTTATGGCATAAAAGTGTCCATAAAGAATTGATGGCTCTCAATCCTGATTTGATCATAGTCCTTGTAGCATCTCCTGCACGCGGATTCAATGATAAGAGTCTTGAAATACAGGAAAAATGGTACAAAATCATAACAGATGTGGCAAAAGAGTGTAATTCACAGCTTCTTTTTGTCAACCGTGTGGGTTTTGAAGACGGACTCGGGTTTTGGGGTGGAAGCTGTGTTGTAGATATTTATGGTAAGATTACTCACAAACTGCCGCTTTTTCAAAAAGATATACAAACATTTACAATAGAGGAATAA
- a CDS encoding 5'-methylthioadenosine/adenosylhomocysteine nucleosidase: MTLAIMGAMSEEIAPILERVGEYKTTAYAGNTYYEASYKGINLVIAYSKIGKVFSTLTATTMCEHFGAQKLLFSGVAGAISPKLKVGDLIVATKLAQHDLDITAFGHPFGYVPEGSVYVEADKELIALSKEVAVEMGKSVQEGIIATGDQFVADEKRKNWIGETFKADALEMEGASVAVVCDALDVPFFILRAISDAADMDASFSFDEFLETSAVESAEFVMKMVDKLVR, encoded by the coding sequence ATGACATTAGCAATAATGGGAGCAATGTCCGAAGAAATTGCACCGATTTTAGAAAGAGTAGGTGAGTATAAGACAACAGCTTATGCGGGAAATACATATTACGAAGCGAGTTATAAAGGCATTAATCTTGTCATAGCATACTCAAAAATAGGAAAAGTATTTTCAACATTGACCGCAACTACTATGTGTGAACATTTTGGCGCGCAAAAGCTTTTGTTTTCCGGTGTTGCCGGAGCGATATCTCCAAAACTAAAAGTAGGTGACCTGATTGTGGCAACAAAACTTGCTCAGCATGATTTGGATATCACTGCTTTTGGCCATCCGTTTGGATATGTGCCTGAGGGTTCTGTATATGTTGAGGCTGATAAAGAGTTAATTGCGCTTTCAAAAGAAGTAGCGGTAGAGATGGGTAAAAGTGTGCAAGAAGGTATTATTGCAACAGGTGACCAATTCGTAGCCGATGAGAAAAGAAAAAACTGGATTGGTGAGACCTTTAAGGCTGATGCGTTAGAGATGGAGGGTGCAAGTGTAGCTGTTGTCTGTGATGCTTTGGACGTGCCGTTTTTTATACTGCGTGCTATCAGTGATGCAGCGGATATGGATGCAAGTTTTTCTTTTGATGAATTTTTAGAAACAAGTGCGGTCGAATCTGCTGAATTTGTCATGAAAATGGTAGATAAGCTTGTCCGTTAA
- a CDS encoding tRNA 2-thiocytidine biosynthesis TtcA family protein yields the protein MSKLGKTNAEFKLIEEGDKILVGLSGGKDSLTMIHAMKEQQRRAPFAFEFIAVTVSYGMGENFDKLSAHCREHGIQHVIKETQTYDLAKEKIRKNSSFCSFFSRMRRGYLYSVAKELGCNKVALGHHMDDAAESFFMNFIYNGQMRSLAPKYTAQNGLVVIRPLIQMRERQLRAFVEDNGIEAIGDEACPAMRFDVKMPYARAQMKDMLAKMEKEHPQLFTSLNAAFKNISVDSFFMTED from the coding sequence ATGTCAAAACTCGGTAAAACAAATGCCGAGTTTAAATTGATAGAAGAGGGTGATAAAATTCTTGTCGGACTCAGCGGAGGAAAAGATTCCCTGACGATGATTCATGCAATGAAAGAGCAACAACGCCGTGCTCCTTTTGCATTTGAATTTATTGCCGTTACGGTAAGCTACGGTATGGGTGAAAATTTTGATAAACTCTCTGCTCATTGCAGGGAGCATGGCATACAGCATGTAATAAAAGAGACACAGACCTATGATTTGGCAAAAGAAAAAATTCGTAAAAATTCTTCATTTTGTAGTTTTTTTTCCCGTATGAGACGAGGCTACCTTTACAGTGTTGCCAAAGAACTTGGATGCAATAAGGTTGCACTTGGACATCATATGGATGATGCGGCTGAGAGCTTTTTTATGAACTTTATCTATAACGGACAGATGAGAAGTCTCGCTCCAAAATATACAGCGCAAAACGGACTTGTTGTGATTCGCCCTCTTATTCAAATGCGAGAACGTCAGCTTCGTGCTTTTGTGGAAGATAACGGCATTGAAGCAATAGGAGATGAAGCCTGCCCGGCTATGCGTTTTGATGTAAAAATGCCCTATGCAAGAGCACAGATGAAAGATATGCTTGCAAAAATGGAAAAAGAGCATCCTCAACTTTTTACTTCACTGAATGCTGCATTTAAAAATATATCTGTTGATAGTTTTTTTATGACTGAGGATTAG
- a CDS encoding RDD family protein gives MKNVKYAGFWMRFFASFLDTLFLALPVGIIIYFISGGHWFDFSQYQQNIQMAMSGNVHALDKQPRTSFTWELIFEISVLVVTILFWDNWRGATPGKKFLHVKIVDAHTGKDITNKQAFTRSLAYIPSLLLFGIGFLMVAFRQDKRGLHDLIAGTAVIYDEETNPQS, from the coding sequence ATGAAAAATGTAAAATATGCAGGATTCTGGATGCGGTTTTTCGCTTCATTTTTAGATACACTTTTCTTAGCTCTGCCTGTAGGTATTATTATTTATTTTATAAGCGGCGGACACTGGTTTGACTTTTCACAATACCAGCAAAATATACAAATGGCAATGAGCGGTAATGTGCATGCTCTAGACAAGCAGCCGCGTACTTCTTTTACGTGGGAACTTATTTTTGAAATTTCCGTTTTGGTTGTTACCATCCTTTTTTGGGATAATTGGCGGGGAGCTACACCGGGAAAAAAGTTCTTACATGTAAAGATAGTCGATGCACATACGGGTAAAGACATAACTAATAAGCAAGCGTTTACACGTTCTTTAGCCTATATTCCTTCATTGCTCTTATTTGGCATAGGCTTTTTAATGGTGGCATTTAGACAAGATAAAAGAGGCTTGCATGACTTAATTGCAGGGACTGCCGTTATTTATGATGAAGAGACTAATCCTCAGTCATAA